CGCGGCCTCGTACGTTGGCCCGGTGTTCCACCCCTCCTCGTGCGGCAGCTCGGCCACCCGCCGTGGCCGGTGGCGGTCCCTGATGTCCCAGACGGTGCTCTTCGGCAGGTCCTCCGCGAAGAGGTTGTCGAAGCCGCCCAACACGGCGAGGTCCAGCTTGGGCGAGACCGCCAGGCTCCGCACGTGGCTGCCGAACTCGCCGACCGTCCCCGCGTAGCGGCTGGCCTGGATGTGCTTGATGAGGTTGGCCCGGTTGTCCCTGCTCGGATCGAGGCGGTAGGCGGCGACGGCGAGTTGGGTCGCTGTGCCTGGCTGCGTCGCCTGCACCGCGTCGGCCTGGACCGTAAGCGCCCGGATGGCGGCGATCCGCCGCTGCTCGTCGGCCGATCGAAACGCGGTGACCGCGGCGACCGCGGCGGTGACGGAGGCTACGAGCAGGATGGTGAGGACCAGCGAGAGGACGGCGAGTCGGCGGGTGCGGCGTTTGGCGGCGCTCTGCCGGGCGGTCTCCGCGGCGATGCTCTCGGCCAGAAACGCGGCCGGGAGCTCTCCGAGCCGGTCCGGCTGGCCCTGGCTCTCGGCCCAGCCACGGGCCACCTCGAGCCGGCTGTCTCCGTACAGCGCCGCGGGTTCACGGCCTTCGCGATCCCAGGCAAGGGCCGCGTCGAGGAGCCGCTGGTGGATGATCAAGCCCTCGCGGTCGCTGTCGAGCCAAGCGCGCAGGGTCGGCCAGGCAGACAGCAGCGCCTCGTGGGTGATCTCCACCGTCTCCTCGTCGATGGTGACCAACCGCGCCTGGTCGGCGCTGAATGCCCGCAGCGCGGTCTCGGCGGAAGCGGGATCGGCGAGTTCGGACAGCAACTGGGTCCAGCCGACCCGCCGCCGGGTGTCGTCGGTGCCGTCGCCGACGCGCACCAGCCGGCACAGCACCTGCCGAGCCGCGGCCCGCTCGGCCTCGTCGAGGTCCGCCAAAACCTTGTCGGCGGTACTGGCCAGTGCTCCGTGGATGCCCCCGGTCGCCCGGTACGCCGGGATTGTCAGGACGCCGTCTTCACGGTTGTGCCAGGTGGCCAGGAGCGCGTGTGACAGTAACGGCAGCCGGCCCGCGTGGTCGTTCGGGCCACCGTCGCGCGGAACCCCCAGGTCCGCCAGCATGAGGTCGGCAAGACCGGTCTCCACCGCCAGCCCGACCGCGGCGGCCGGGCGTTCGACGGCGTCGGTCAGCTCCCGTCCGTTCATCGCGCCGACCAGCGCCGGGCTGTTCTCAAGAGCCCGCGCCAATCCCGGGTAGCCGGCGCACCGGCCCAGAAAGTCCGCCCGGACACCGAGCACGACGAGCGCGGCCGGAACGTCGTCGCCATCACCGGCGAGCGCGCCGAGTGCCGCGATGAACGCCTGCTGCGCCATCGGGTCCGTGCACTGCGTGAACGTCTCCTCGAACTGGTCGACGACCAGAACGACCCGCCCACTGTCGCCGGAGGGGCCGAGCGTCTCGCGCAACGCCGCGTGGGCCACCGCGGTCGCTTCCGACGGGCGGTCAAGCAATGTCGCCCGCAAGCGGTCACGATCTGGGCCGGACTGGGCGATCCCGGCCAGCTGCTGAGCGAGCTGACCGATCGGATCGGCGGTGGGCGTAAACAGCAACCGTGGCCAAGCCACCGAGCCGGAGATGTCGAGGTCACCGCGAGCGACCGCCGGCAGCAGGCCAGCGCGCAGCAGCGAGGACTTGCCGGCGCCCGAGGCGCCCGTCACGAACAGCGGCGCGGGCTGGTCGAACCGTTCAGCCACCCGGCGCACGAGAGACTCGGTGAGCGCCTCCCGCCCGTAAAACCATTGGGCGTCGTCGCTCTCGAAGGCGGCCAGGCCGCGGTACGGGCATTCGCCGGTCGCCAACGGGTCGGCCGCGACCGCTGGACCGCGCAGCGGGGCACGGATCCGGTAAGCGGGATTGTCGGTGAGGATGAGGTGCCCAGCGTTGCCCGTGGTGCGGATCCGCGGGCGCGGGCCGCCGGCGGCGGGCAGCGTCCTGGCCAGTTCCCGGTACAGGTCCTGGAGCGTGAGGTACTGCGGGCCGTCCTGCCAGCCGTCGGTCAGCAAGCGGATCAACTCACCGGTGAACGCGGTGTGTCGCGCGCCTTCCGGCGCGAGTGCGAGCTCATCGGCGCCGGCGGATGTCAGCACGAACGCGCCGTCGATGCCGGCGAGGTCCGCCATCTCGTCGCCGGTGCCGCCAAGACCCGCCGTCGCCTTCCCGGCGAAGCAACAGTCGAGCACGACAATCAGCGGCCGGGCCGCGCAGTCCCACAGGTACCGCCGGACCGTCTGGTAGCTCAGCGCGGTGTGCTCCACACGACTCGGCCGCCGGTCGGTGGCGGCCGTGGCCAGGTAGAGGCCGTTACCCGAGCTCACCAGGCCGTGCCCGACGTAGTACACAAGCAAGGGACCGCCCGCGGCATCCTCGGCGCCCGCGGCGATCACATCGCCCATCTCCAGCGGGCTCGCCAGGTCCAGGTGGCGCCGCACCGCCGAGGGGCGCATGCCGCACCGGCTGATCAGCAGCCGCTCCAGGTCGGCGAGCGTCGACGCGACGGCGGGAACATCGGTCAGGGCGCCGGTGTAGGTGCCGGCGCCGATGAGGAGCGCGAGCCCGTCCGTGGCAAGCGCGCGGCGGCTCCGGTTACTCATCGCCAGATCTGGCGAACGTGGCCAGGTCATCGACAAGGTCGCGGACGGCCGCCGCGGTCAGCCCCTGGACGTACTTCGCCGACACTTTCATGGTGGCGCCATCCGCCCTGCTGACCTCGACCTCGACGTCGGTGCGCCGGGTGCGCAACCACTGCACGACTCCGGCCGCGAACGCACCGACCCCGGCCGGCCCCAACACCGCCACCAAGCCGTCGGTGATCGCTCCGAGCGTGCCGGAAACGGCCTCGCCCTCGCGTAGACGCACCCGCCCCCGAAGCTCGTCCTCCTCGCCCAACCATCGCGCGAGCTCGCGAACGCCGTCCGCGGAAGGGCTGACGACCACACCAACGTCCACCAACACGACCTCCAAGCACGGCGCGACGGAGCTAACCGATACGCGACCGGGCCACATGGTCGACAGGCTGTTGTCGCTTATTCGACTCGCGGGGTTGCGACCAACCGGTGTCGATCGCTACCGTGCGCTGATCTTGTAAGCCCTCTTTACGATTTCAGCTCTCTCACGAGACTTCCGTTGGGGAAAGGCACCATGCGTAACAAGACGCCCCTCGGCCGCTTCGGCCTGGCTTGCGCTGCGGCGAGCGTGGCCGCTCTGGCCGCCGCGGCGCCGGCGCGCGCCGCTGAGCCCGTCGAGTTCGGCTGGGCCCAGCCAAATATCGAGTACGTGGTCAACATCGCGATGGACGCGACCACGCCCAAGCCCATCAAGGTCGACGTCATCAACAGCGTGCCCACGGCCGCCGTCGACGTGACCGTGACGATAGACGCATCCGCGGTCTCGGACGCCTTCGATCTCGACCTGCCCGGCGCGGCACAGGGCTGCGCGGTCGCGGCCAAGGTGGCCACCTGCACGCTTGCCGAGCTGGCCGGCGACTCCACGCACACGTACACGATCGCCGCGCTGCCGGGCGACCTGGACGTGCTGGAGTACCAGGGCCAGATCAAGGTCACCACGTCCGCGAGCAACATGCCCGAGGACCAGTACGCCGAGGGGTACGTTCAGCTCGCGTGGCCGGGGGTCGACCTCGTCATCGACAAGATGGACGACGTCGAGCTCGGGCCGGGGCAGAGCACCGAGGTGCCGATCCGCGCGGCCAACACCGGCACGGTCGCCGCGTCCGGTGTCGAGATCGTGCTGAGCACCAGCCTCGACCTCACGTTCCCCCGGCAGTACGAGAACTGCGAGTACAACGCGGACTTCCTGGAGCTCACCTGCTGGGTGCTCGGCGACGTCGCTCCCGGCGAGGTCTTCACGATCGCCGAGGACACGCCGTTGCTCGTCGCGGTCGATGACAAGGCCGCCGGACCCAGCACCCAGGGCGTCTACGCGCGGGTTGCGCCGCTCGGGGAAGAGCAGGTCGAGGAGCTGGCCGCCCGGGCAGCCACCAAGCGGTCCGCCGGTGCGCAGCTCCGGCTCGCCGAGGTGGGGCCGGTGCCGGACCTGAACGACTACGACAACTTCACCCAGTTTGCGGTCAAGGTGCCCAAGACCGCGGCCGACACCGTCGCGATCGGCGGCGCCGTCAACGGTGCCGTGGGCGACGCGGTGGACCTCAAGGTGGGCATGCGCAACGACGGCCCGCACAACGTGATCAGCCCTGGCGAGGAGTGGGCGTCCTCCGCCCTGGTGACGCTCCCGGCCGGGGTCAAGGCGTTGACGGTCAGCGACCGCTGCTGGCCGATCGTCGACGGCGAGCCGCGGTGGGAGGACGCCGGAAAGGTCGACGGCCTCATCTACCTCTGCTGGCCGTCGGACAGCCTCGAAGCGGGTAAGAGCTCCGACTTCCCGTTCCGCGTGGAGATTGTGGACACTGCCGCCGAGGCCGGCTCGATCGTGGTCGACGGCGGCGTACAGGACCCGAACACCGCCAACAACACGGCCGAAATCACGATCGGTACCGGCGGTGGTGGCGGCGGCCTGCCGGTCACCGGTGCCCGGGCCGGGCTCGTCGCCGGGATCGGCGCCCTGCTCGTCGCCGCCGGCGCGGCGGCCGTGGTGCTCCTGCGCCGCCGCCGGATCGTCACGGTCGTCGAGTAGCCGTTTCACCGCACGACGCCGACCCCCGCCGGGCTTGCCCGGCGGGGGTCCGCCAACGGCTCACTTGTGGATGGTCTCCTGCTGCAGGACACCGAGGTAGCCGTGGGCGGCGATGTGCTTCGCGCGGTTGGTGTAGAAGTCGGGGTCTTCCGGCAGGACGGTGGCCAACCCGTCGACGTACCGGTTGAACATGCAGAACGCGGCCGCGATCAGCACCGTGTCGTGGATCTCCACATCGGTGGCACCCGCGGACCGGGCGGCGGCCACCAGATCCTCGGTGACCTGCTTGCCGCCGCGTTGCACCGCGCCGCCGATGTCGAGCAGCGCGCGCATCTTGGCCGAAACCGGTGCGCCGTCGAGATTGTCATGCACCTGATCGACCAGGGCCATGCCCTCGGGGAGCTGCTCGGCCGCGTACGCCGCGTGGGCGGAGTAACAGTACCGGCATTCGTTGAGGCCGGACACATAGGCCGCGATGAGCTCGCGTTCGCCACGGGTCAACGTACCTGGCCCACACAGCAGTGCCTCGACAAGCCCGTTGAGCGGCAGTGCCGTCTCCGGCCTGAACCGGAACAGGCCGCGGATCCCGGGTTCGTTGGTGTTGAGCGTGATGTGTGGCATGCGCACTCCTCGCTGATCCGGTTGGTGGACGGGGTCTTTGGCTCTTGGGGCGACCGCACGGGTCACATCCCGATGATGCCCAACCCGCGGCGGGCGAGCCACTGGAAGAGCCAGCTGCCAAGGATCGCCGGTACGAGCGCGGCGGCGGCGATGATCAGGTCCCGCAAGGCGAGCACGTCGATGCCCAGCACGGTGGCGGCGGTGGCAACGAGCGCGAGGGTGACCAAGGACGCCACTCGCCCGATGACCGAGGCGTGGCGCTGATTCCGCGCCGCCAGCGCCTGCCGCGTAACCCGCCCGGCCCACGCCGCCCCGAGACCGGCACAGGCGGCGGCAAGGCCGATCAACACTGCCCACGGCCGTTGCCAGAAAAGGCAGAACAGCACGGACGCGGCCAGCGCCCCGACCACGGTAGCGCCGCGCAGCAGTGCCTCGACGGAGGTGATGGCCGCGGCAAGCCCGCCGGTGCACTCCTTGACAGCCGCGATGTGCTGCCGCCAGAGAGCGTCGTCATCGCGGGTGCGCTCCTCGTCGAAGAAGCAGAGCACGTCGCCGTCGGCCTGGATGACGGTCCGCAAGCCAGGTGTGCTGACCGTCGTACCGCCCAGATCGAGGAAGTGGGTCTTGAGCTGCACGCAGGCGGCACGTAGCTCCTGGAGCCGTTTCGGACGCCAGAGGGGCGAGGTAGGGAGCGACCGCCAGCGCACAGTGGCGGTCAACGTGCTAAAAAACTCCGGAAGGCACTGCTGGTCATTTGCGCGAGCGTCTGAAACATGAACTGCCAGTGGGCCAGAGCGATCTGCAGAGTGCCTTGGTGCAGATGCTGCACCTGATCCCTCGACGCGACCGCGTGGGCCATGTCGACGCGGGTCACGATGTCGCCGTCGAGTTGCGCCACGGTCTGCATGAGAATCTGTTCGATGCCCACCTCCCACACCTTGCGGACGGTAATCAACTCGTCCGCGGTGAGCGGGAGCGAAAACTCGGGCGACGCATCGCGCTCGACGCCGCCCTCGACCGCGCGGGCGACCGCGTCCCTCCTGAGGATGTTTTTGATCTGGTCGCAGTTGCGGAAGATCCGCCGCAGGATGACCGCGTTGCCGTCGTCCAGCTGCGGCATGCTTTTGCGCAGATGCCGGTGGACGGCCTCCGCTTCGCGCGCGCGCTCACGCAGCTCGTCGAACGTCGCCACGCTGACGACCAGCGGAACCGGATCGGTGCGCAGCTCCACCGCCAGCATGCCCCGGCATTCGTCCTCCGGGAGGCGTTTGGCTCGTTGGCGTTGACGTTGGTGTGGACGAGCACCTCCGGCCTGCCTTGGCGCAACCAGTGGCCGTCGATCTCCGGCCCCACCCGGCACAGGAACGTGTTGTAGTGGGTGATGATGTCGAGCAGAGCCTGATGCGCGTCCGGCATCTTGCGGCCGGTCATGCCCGCCGTGGAGATGACGTTTACCTCGATATTGAGAAGGTCATCGAAGATCTGCCGTGCCGCCTTGGTCGCCACCGTGATCTCCAAGTCACATCTGAGAGATCTTCTGACCGACCTCGATGAGGGCGCGGATGTGCTCAGGAATCACCTTGATGCTCTTTTCGACCTGTGCGGAATGGAATGCGCGCAACGACTCGTCACCGAGCAGATCGGGCGAAATCATGTTGGTCACGTCTCCGTCGATCAGATCGAAGATGGTCACCAGCGCCTTCGCGTTTTTCCCCGTCGTCTGCACGTCGGTCTTGATGGTGGCGCCGTCCTCCGAGCGGCGAAGGGCGATTTCGACGTCGCCGACCGCGGTCACGACGCGTATCTCGGTCAGCTCTTTGAAGATGCGCGCAAGGGTTTCCCGGATCCCGTCACCCTCGGGCTTGATGTCATCTTTCGAGGAGACTGGCTCGCCTGTCATGAGGGGCTCCTCTCGAAGCGGCGGTCGGGTATGAGGATCCTCTTTGTCGCTCAAGATGGTCAAGGCGATGTTCTGACTGGTTGCCGACTCACGCAAACAGCACTTCCCGGCGCCGGTGCGGCGCAGCGACAATGGCCATTTTATCGTGGAACGGGCCGGTAGGGGGCATGATCGGCAAAAGGTGTGTTGGTGCTCCATATAGGACTCCACATCGGACAGACGCGCGACCTCGCGGGCGGTCGATGTGGCATTCCGCCGGCCGCGAGCGCGCCGGGCACCACAATCCCGCGGCGGGAGATACGGTCTGGAGGTGATCCGGGTACTGCTCGCCGACGACGAGGTGATCGTCCGGGCCGGTGTGAAGGCGATCCTGGCCGCCACGCCGGACATCGAGGTGGTGGCCGAGGCCGGTGACGGGCACGAGGCGCTGGAGTTGGCCCGCGTGCACCGTCCCGACGTCGCCCTGCTCGACGTCCGGATGCCGGTGCTGGACGGGCTGGCCGCGGCCGCCGAGTTTCGCCGGGCGGCGCCGGACGTCGCGGTCGTGATGCTCACGACGTTCGCCGAGGACGAGTACATCGCGGCGGCGTTGGACAGCGGCGCGAGCGGCTTCCTGTTGAAGTCCGGCGACCCGTACGAGCTGATGGCGGCCGTGCGCGCGGTGCACGGGGCGCCGCGTTCCTGTCGCCGGAAGCCGCCCGCCGGGTGATCAGCCTGTTGAACGGCGGTGTGATGACCCGCCAAGCCGCCGCCCGGGAGCGGATCGCAGCCCTGACGGCGCGAGAGCGGGAGGTGCTCGCGCTGGTGGGCACCGGACTGTCCAATGCGGAGATTGGCGAGCGGCTGTTTCTTGTCGAAGGCACGGTCAAGGTCTACGTCAGCACCATGCTGAGCCGGCTCGGGCTCAAAAACCGCGTGCAGGCGGCGGTGCTCGCCTACCAGGCGGGACTCGTCGAGGAGTAGCGCCTACTCGGCGTTGATGGCGGCCAACATGTCGGTGCGTGCGGCGCGCCGGGCGGGCCAGAGCGCGGCGAGCACCCCGACGAGCCCGGCCGTGGCGAGGAAGAGGGCCAGCCGGCCCCAGGGCAGCACCAGGGTCCAGGTGTCGATGCCGATGGAGGCGACCAGCTCACCGATGCCCCAGCCGAGAAAGGTGCCGAGCCCCACGCCGAGCACCCCGCCGAACAGGGCGATCACCAGCGACTCCAGCCGCACCATCCGCTTGACCCGGCGGCGGTCGAGGCCGACGGCGCGGAGCAGGGCGATCTCCTTCGCCCGCTCGTGCACCGACATGGCGAGCGTGTTGACCACGCCGAGGACCGCGACGACGACGGCGAGCGCGAGCATCCCGTAAAGCAGGTTCAGCACGAGTCCGACCGATCCCGTGATGCCGTCGGCGACCTCCTGCCGGTCCTGCACCCGGATCGCGGGGCTGTTGCCCAGCGCGGCCCGCAGCGCGACTTCGGTCGCCTCGCTCGCGCCGCCCCGCGTCGCCACCAGGATCTCCGGCGCGGTCGGGCGGTCGAGGTGAGGGTCCATCACGGACAGGTCGGTCTTGAAACCGTCGTCGAACGCGCTGGTGTAGAAGCCGCTGAGCGTGAGCTCGCCACCGGCGCCGTCGGGCCAGGTGACGTCGACGGTGTCACCGAGCCGCCAGCCGCGGGCGTCGGCGGTCTCCTGGTCGACGATGACCGTCTGGCCCGGCGCGAAGCCACCCTGCGTGAAGTCGATGTCGAGCAGCTTGTCGAGCTGTGCGGTACGGAAGCCGACCACGATCTGCTCGCCGCCGGCGACCCGGGCCGGGATCTCGCGCCGTGGGGACACGGCGACGACACCGTCCAGATCGGACAGTGTCTTCTCGGTCTGTGCCGCGAGCGGGCCGGCGTTGGCCATCGAGACGTAGTAGTCGGCGCGGACGAAGCCCTCGCCGGCCAGCTTGTCGATTGCCTTGTC
This genomic stretch from Phytohabitans houttuyneae harbors:
- a CDS encoding caspase, EACC1-associated type; amino-acid sequence: MSNRSRRALATDGLALLIGAGTYTGALTDVPAVASTLADLERLLISRCGMRPSAVRRHLDLASPLEMGDVIAAGAEDAAGGPLLVYYVGHGLVSSGNGLYLATAATDRRPSRVEHTALSYQTVRRYLWDCAARPLIVVLDCCFAGKATAGLGGTGDEMADLAGIDGAFVLTSAGADELALAPEGARHTAFTGELIRLLTDGWQDGPQYLTLQDLYRELARTLPAAGGPRPRIRTTGNAGHLILTDNPAYRIRAPLRGPAVAADPLATGECPYRGLAAFESDDAQWFYGREALTESLVRRVAERFDQPAPLFVTGASGAGKSSLLRAGLLPAVARGDLDISGSVAWPRLLFTPTADPIGQLAQQLAGIAQSGPDRDRLRATLLDRPSEATAVAHAALRETLGPSGDSGRVVLVVDQFEETFTQCTDPMAQQAFIAALGALAGDGDDVPAALVVLGVRADFLGRCAGYPGLARALENSPALVGAMNGRELTDAVERPAAAVGLAVETGLADLMLADLGVPRDGGPNDHAGRLPLLSHALLATWHNREDGVLTIPAYRATGGIHGALASTADKVLADLDEAERAAARQVLCRLVRVGDGTDDTRRRVGWTQLLSELADPASAETALRAFSADQARLVTIDEETVEITHEALLSAWPTLRAWLDSDREGLIIHQRLLDAALAWDREGREPAALYGDSRLEVARGWAESQGQPDRLGELPAAFLAESIAAETARQSAAKRRTRRLAVLSLVLTILLVASVTAAVAAVTAFRSADEQRRIAAIRALTVQADAVQATQPGTATQLAVAAYRLDPSRDNRANLIKHIQASRYAGTVGEFGSHVRSLAVSPKLDLAVLGGFDNLFAEDLPKSTVWDIRDRHRPRRVAELPHEEGWNTGPTYEAAFSPDGRYLIEGNVMWDLKDPANPQALSVLTTPGLREAGWPRVWAVAYSPDGDKVVISWGNDPRQVAIWDVTDPANPRIETELPQQPAPVWSVAFSPDGETLLTGSDNGQALLWDIRYPGYTPSLRSRIGSGSEPIWTVGFSRSRDLAVVGTGSGRAELWNVSDPIYPTFYATLTGMQGAVWTSSFNTEGTTVTLAGRDDTGASVWDITSAYPRRVATLEGHSGPVSEILVGDDRTMLTAALDGSARIWSTVDPLRPDPHRVLSPLSRLTLGDDGGTVLVHGDAVPGRLVTMPERPAGSPSESSFQTGSGETVQQLTAGGRTALISAGDDFLLRDLSSGAELARFPNARAVQLAEAAPLAAVIGGETSGAVLWDLGDPADPEQLATLPDADTVALSRDGRVAMAWSEAQQRTTVWNLDDRHHPRQIFTADGTARTLSPDGTVAMITDPPPLPTATRRANPRPSPSGGSTAPAPPGANAS
- a CDS encoding effector-associated constant component EACC1, encoding MDVGVVVSPSADGVRELARWLGEEDELRGRVRLREGEAVSGTLGAITDGLVAVLGPAGVGAFAAGVVQWLRTRRTDVEVEVSRADGATMKVSAKYVQGLTAAAVRDLVDDLATFARSGDE
- a CDS encoding carboxymuconolactone decarboxylase family protein encodes the protein MPHITLNTNEPGIRGLFRFRPETALPLNGLVEALLCGPGTLTRGERELIAAYVSGLNECRYCYSAHAAYAAEQLPEGMALVDQVHDNLDGAPVSAKMRALLDIGGAVQRGGKQVTEDLVAAARSAGATDVEIHDTVLIAAAFCMFNRYVDGLATVLPEDPDFYTNRAKHIAAHGYLGVLQQETIHK